One window of Mediterraneibacter butyricigenes genomic DNA carries:
- a CDS encoding DUF1667 domain-containing protein: protein MGETKQLVCINCPMGCRLEVQMEDSAVQSVTGNICPRGEQFARQEAVDPLRVLTSLMRIEGREKPFSVKTSAPVPKRILFDCVHQIFANPVSPSRLPIHAGDVMIADVCGSGVDIISTQEILE, encoded by the coding sequence ATGGGAGAGACAAAACAATTGGTATGTATTAACTGCCCAATGGGCTGCCGCCTGGAAGTTCAGATGGAAGATTCTGCCGTACAGTCTGTAACCGGCAATATCTGTCCACGCGGAGAACAATTTGCCCGTCAGGAGGCCGTAGATCCTCTTCGTGTTCTCACCTCTCTGATGCGGATTGAAGGCAGAGAAAAACCTTTCAGCGTCAAAACATCTGCTCCGGTTCCAAAACGGATCCTGTTTGACTGTGTGCACCAGATCTTCGCAAATCCAGTGTCTCCATCCAGACTTCCGATCCATGCAGGAGATGTGATGATCGCCGATGTATGCGGCAGTGGAGTTGATATCATTTCCACCCAGGAAATCCTGGAATAA
- a CDS encoding HAD-IIB family hydrolase, giving the protein MSTLYLSDLDGTLFTTKKNLSERTVSLLTECIEAGAQFAVATARMPYGCDYRLKELPLHTPSILTNGVFIYDFNTKSYLSTKTMDTSSVHAVLDAFQKLDTGVFLYILEENEIRIFYNREDMASQTQYYSDRALECCKSVEYLSDLSSVVKKDSVFYLACTDTEEKLKPIHDAIADIPGISCAYYLNIYNGLYCIEIFSDRATKKHALLELKEMLGCDEVVVFGDNLNDLSMFEVADRCYAVENSLDVVKEQATKIIPGCDEDGVALFLHEEILGNGK; this is encoded by the coding sequence ATGAGTACACTTTATCTGTCCGATCTGGACGGTACCCTGTTCACAACGAAAAAGAACTTATCAGAAAGGACGGTATCTCTTCTCACCGAATGTATCGAGGCCGGCGCGCAGTTTGCAGTTGCAACTGCGCGTATGCCTTACGGATGCGACTACCGGCTGAAAGAGCTGCCGCTTCACACACCATCCATTCTGACCAACGGAGTCTTTATCTACGACTTCAATACCAAATCCTATCTGAGCACTAAGACCATGGACACTTCCTCCGTCCATGCGGTCCTCGATGCGTTTCAGAAGCTTGATACTGGTGTTTTCCTATATATCCTGGAAGAGAACGAGATCCGGATCTTCTATAACAGAGAAGATATGGCATCCCAGACCCAGTATTACAGCGATCGTGCTTTGGAATGCTGCAAATCCGTGGAATATCTGTCAGACCTTTCCTCTGTCGTAAAAAAAGACTCTGTCTTCTATCTGGCCTGCACAGATACGGAAGAGAAATTAAAACCGATTCATGACGCGATTGCCGATATTCCAGGAATCAGCTGTGCCTACTACCTGAATATCTACAATGGTCTGTACTGTATCGAAATCTTCTCTGACCGTGCCACCAAAAAGCACGCGCTGCTGGAATTAAAAGAAATGCTTGGATGCGACGAGGTTGTGGTATTCGGCGACAATCTGAATGACCTTTCCATGTTTGAGGTTGCAGATCGCTGCTACGCCGTAGAGAATTCTCTGGATGTGGTCAAAGAACAGGCGACAAAGATCATTCCGGGTTGCGACGAAGATGGAGTGGCTCTTTTCCTTCATGAGGAAATCCTGGGAAACGGGAAATAA